The genomic DNA CTCCGAGGATGAGTCCGACGAGGACTCGGAACTCGCGGACGTGCCGCCGTCCGCGTCGGCGCTTGCCTGCGGCGCGGACCAACCGGCCGCCACGGCGGCGCCGATCCCGAGGCCCACCGCGACTGCGCCCATCCGTCCGACGTGCGATCGCTTTCCCATGACCATTACATATACGCCTGAATTCGTAATGACCTGGAGGTATCGCCGAATGGACCGGCGTCGAGCAGCCGCAAAGTCGGGCACGTGCCGAGCCGGCGGCGTCATCAATTGATGACGCCGCGCGGCCGAACACCGCAGCTCAGCGGCGCCGCGCCCACGTCACACCCCGGCGCTACCGTCGCCGCATGCCGCTTCGAAACCGCGTCCGCCCGGACGGCGAGCTGATCGCGACGGCGGCCCGCGGCACCCTCATGGGCAACCGGGGCGTGCTGCACGACGACGACAGGCGGATCGTCCGGAGGGCGAACTCGATCCTCTGGATCAGCTGCCGGCTCGAGTTCAACGGGCGCAAGCAAGAGGTCATGAGACCCGGCCGCTACACGCAGTTGTTCTTCCTCGACGACGCCGTCGCGCTCGCGGCCGGACACCGACCGTGCGGAGAGTGCCGACGCGACTCCTATCGCGCCTACCTCGACGCGGTGAACCGCGCCACCGACGACCCCGTCGCGAACGCCACCGACCTCAACCGGCGGCTGCGGGCATCGCGGAACTCGCCCCGCCGTAGCGCGGCGGTCGCCGACCTGCCCGACGGCGTATTCGTCGACTCAGGCGGTGACTTCCGGCTGCTGTGGAACGGGACGCTGCTGCGCTGGACGCCCGAGGGATACGTCGACCCCATCCGCGCCGCGGGCGAGGCGACGGTGCTCACGCCCGCGATGTCGGTCGACGCCCTGCGGTACGGCTACCGCGTCGAGGTGCACCCGTCGGCCGGATGAATCAGCGGGCGCGTTCGGTCCACCGCTGCAGGACCACCGACACGGTCAGCACGACCAGGCCTCCGGCGGACAGTGCCGCCCCGGCTGCTGCGGGTGCGGTGAAGCCGAGGCCGGCCGAGATCACCATGCCGCCGATCCACGCGCCCGCCGCATTGGCCATGTTGAGGGCGGAGTGGTTGAGCGCCGCGGCCAGCGTCTGCGCATCGTGGGCGACGTCCATCAATCGCGCCTGCAGCGCGGGCCCGATCGAGGCGCCGGTCGACCCGATGAAGAACAGCCCGATCATCGCGGTCCACGGGTTGTGGGCGGCGAACACGAACAAGCCGAGCACCAACCCCAACGCCGTCAGCGACGCGTAAAGCGCGCGGATCACCGACTTGTCGGCCAACTTGCCGCCCACCAGGTTGCCGACCACCATGCCGAGCCCGAATGCCATCAGCCCCAACGGGATCAGACTCCGGGACAGGCCGGCGACGTCGGTCAGCGTCGTCGACACGTAGGTGTACACCGCGAACATGCCGCCGAAGCCGATCATGCCGACCAGCAGCGCCAGCCACACCTGCACCCGCTTCAGTGCGCCGAGTTCGGTCAGCGGGCTCGTCACGTGCATGCTGTGCATGTCGGGCAGCCAGTACCAGATCGCGGTCAGCGTGATGGCACCGACGGCGACGACCAGCCCGAAGGCGCTGCGCCAGCCGAAGTGCTGGCCGAGCCACGACGCCATCGGTACCCCGAGGACAGTCGCCACGGTGAGCCCGCTCAGCACGTAGGCTGCGGCCTTCGCCCGGTTGCGCGGACCCATCAGGTGCGCCGCTACCAGCGCGGCGATGCCGAAGAACGCGCCGTGCGGCAGGCCTGCCACGAAGCGCGCCGCCATCAGGGTGCCGTAGGACGGCGCGAACATGCTGGCGAGGTTGGCGAGGGTGAACAGCACCATCAGGCCGAGCAGCAGGGTCTTGCGCTGCATGCGGGCCGTGACCGACGCGATCAGCGGTGCGCCGATGACGACGCCCATGGCGTAGGCGGAGATGACGTGTCCGGCGACCGGTTCGGTGATGCGCAGGCTGGCGGCGATGTCGGGGAGCAGGCCCATCGCGACGAACTCGGTGGTGCCGATGCCGAACCCGCCGAGTGCGAGGGCCATCACGGCGAGCCACCGGACGGTCGGGTCGGGCGCGACGACAGACATGGGTCTGGTTGGGCGCGTCAGGGTGCGGGTCATGGATGAAACGGTAGACCTACTTATGCATGTCATCAAACCGACTTAGGTCTTTTCCGGTCGAAAGTGGCGCAGCTTACGTCGGTGAGGTTCAATCGGGATGTGACCACAGTCGGCGACGTCTTCGCCTTGATCCGCGAACTGCGTGACACCACGCGCGCGGAACTCGTCGTGACGACGTCGTTGTCCCGCACCGCGGTGGCGGCCCGGGTGGCTGCACTCCTCGACCTGGGGCTGATCGAGGAGACGGAGCGTGCGCCGTCGACGGGCGGACGTCCCGCCACGATGCTCAGCTTCGACGCCGACGCCGGGATCGTGTTGTGCGTGGCGATCGGGATCAGCCGCACGCGGCTGGCCGTGTGCAACCTCGCAGGCGAGATCGTCGCCACGGCGGACATCGACCAGGAGATGGCGCTGGGGCCCGAAGACCTGCTGCCCGACGTGGTCAAGCGACTGGACGTCCTGCTCGCCGAGCTTCCCGGCGTTCCGGTGTACGGCATCGGCGTCAGCCTGCCGGGGCCCGTCGACCGCGAACGCGGCTGCAGCCGGGACTCGCCGATCCTGCGCGGCTGGGACGGCGTCGAGTTGCGGCCGTACTTCGCGGACTTCTCGACTGCGCCCGTCCTGCTGGACAACGACGCCAACGCCATCGCGCTCGGCGAGCGCGGCGGCGAGCGCGAGCGCATCGACGACCTGTTGGTGCTCAAGGTCTCCACCGGGCTGGGCGCGGGCATCATCGCCGGCGGGGAACTGCAGCGCGGCGCGTCCCAGGCGGCTGGCGAGT from Mycolicibacterium arabiense includes the following:
- a CDS encoding MFS transporter, whose product is MTRTLTRPTRPMSVVAPDPTVRWLAVMALALGGFGIGTTEFVAMGLLPDIAASLRITEPVAGHVISAYAMGVVIGAPLIASVTARMQRKTLLLGLMVLFTLANLASMFAPSYGTLMAARFVAGLPHGAFFGIAALVAAHLMGPRNRAKAAAYVLSGLTVATVLGVPMASWLGQHFGWRSAFGLVVAVGAITLTAIWYWLPDMHSMHVTSPLTELGALKRVQVWLALLVGMIGFGGMFAVYTYVSTTLTDVAGLSRSLIPLGLMAFGLGMVVGNLVGGKLADKSVIRALYASLTALGLVLGLFVFAAHNPWTAMIGLFFIGSTGASIGPALQARLMDVAHDAQTLAAALNHSALNMANAAGAWIGGMVISAGLGFTAPAAAGAALSAGGLVVLTVSVVLQRWTERAR
- a CDS encoding ROK family protein, yielding MTTVGDVFALIRELRDTTRAELVVTTSLSRTAVAARVAALLDLGLIEETERAPSTGGRPATMLSFDADAGIVLCVAIGISRTRLAVCNLAGEIVATADIDQEMALGPEDLLPDVVKRLDVLLAELPGVPVYGIGVSLPGPVDRERGCSRDSPILRGWDGVELRPYFADFSTAPVLLDNDANAIALGERGGERERIDDLLVLKVSTGLGAGIIAGGELQRGASQAAGEFGHNKTPAAAGLACRCGDTGCLETIAAGWAVVHALQQRGYSVRHMRDVVELAHAGDPEVRRMIRDSGRHIGEVVAAAVNLLNPKVLVIAGDLARAYEIFVAGLRETLYGNATAMSTRELEVVQAAHGGHSAVVGTAVMVLDEVLSPRAVDQLVARGPRP